From one Coffea eugenioides isolate CCC68of chromosome 11, Ceug_1.0, whole genome shotgun sequence genomic stretch:
- the LOC113753143 gene encoding isoeugenol synthase 1-like has protein sequence MAPMKSKILIFAATGYLGKYMVNASVSLGHPTYVYIRPVKPTTDSTKLQLLKEFESMGVTIFQGELDEHEKLVSVLRQVDVVISTLAVPQHLEQFKIINAMKEAGNIKRFVPSEFGNEVDRVSGLPPFEALLDNKRKVRRAIEAAGIPFTYVSANSFAAYFVDYLLHPHQKTDEVTVYGSGEAKAVLNYEEDVAIYTIRAATDPRVEKRVIIYRPPKNIVSQLDLISSWEKKTGRTMKITHLPEEEVVKLTETLPVPDNISVAILHNIYIKGDQTSFELTENDLEASKLYPDHNYTSVDDLLNRCLVDPPKPKLAAFV, from the exons ATGGCTCCTATGAAGAGCAAGATATTGATATTTGCAGCCACAGGTTATCTTGGAAAATATATGGTGAACGCAAGCGTTTCTCTTGGCCATCCAACCTATGTCTATATCCGTCCAGTCAAGCCAACTACTGATTCCACAAAGCTTCAACTGCTCAAAGAATTCGAATCAATGGGAGTCACCATTTTCCAA GGAGAACTTGATGAACATGAGAAGCTGGTTTCTGTGCTTCGACAAGTAGATGTGGTCATATCAACTCTAGCCGTCCCACAACATCTTGAACAATTCAAAATCATTAATGCCATGAAAGAGGCAGGCAACATCAAG AGATTTGTTCCTTCAGAATTTGGTAATGAAGTTGATAGAGTGAGTGGACTTCCACCGTTTGAAGCTTTACTTGATAACAAGAGGAAGGTGAGGAGGGCAATTGAAGCAGCTGGAATTCCATTTACATACGTGTCTGCAAATTCATTTGCAGCTTACTTCGTAGATTACTTGCTTCATCCACATCAAAAGACAGATGAAGTTACTGTATATGGGAGCGGTGAAGCCAAGG CCGTGTTGAACTACGAGGAGGATGTTGCAATCTATACAATCAGGGCAGCAACAGATCCAAGAGTAGAAAAGCGTGTCATCATCTACAGACCTCCTAAAAATATTGTCTCGCAGCTGGATTTGATTTCTTCATGGGAGAAAAAGACTGGACGTACAATGAAAATAACCCATCTTCCCGAGGAAGAAGTGGTCAAGCTCACTGAAA CGTTACCTGTTCCAGACAATATATCAGTGGCCATTCTACATAATATATACATCAAAGGTGATCAAACGAGCTTTGAGTTAACAGAGAATGACTTGGAAGCCTCCAAGCTTTATCCTGATCACAACTACACCTCAGTTGATGATCTTCTCAACCGGTGTCTGGTTGACCCTCCCAAACCCAAGTTGGCTGCATTTGTTTAA